A DNA window from Maribellus comscasis contains the following coding sequences:
- a CDS encoding RNA polymerase sigma factor: protein MSEPNELNYWRKFLHGDSEALSNLYLLFVDDLYSYGMKIYPDESLVKDSIQDVFIGLIEKQDKLSISSNVKAYILKSLRNKILEELRTQNRRNEIKNLIFTSEENYSGYADPFFAGLEEHHKQQEILSAALKNLSKHQREAIFLKYTNNCGYEQIAEIMEISIPSARTLIYRSLKQMKQFVLKKPDK from the coding sequence ATGAGCGAACCTAACGAACTAAATTATTGGAGAAAATTTCTTCATGGTGATTCAGAAGCCCTTTCCAATCTTTATTTGCTTTTTGTTGACGATTTATATTCTTACGGAATGAAAATTTATCCGGACGAATCATTGGTAAAAGATTCAATTCAGGATGTGTTTATCGGGTTAATCGAAAAACAGGACAAATTGTCTATTTCGTCGAATGTAAAGGCCTATATTTTAAAATCGCTTCGGAATAAAATTTTGGAGGAATTGCGTACACAAAACCGCAGGAATGAAATCAAAAATTTAATATTCACCTCTGAAGAAAATTATTCAGGTTACGCAGACCCTTTTTTTGCCGGTTTGGAAGAACACCACAAGCAGCAGGAAATTTTGTCTGCCGCTTTAAAAAATCTTTCAAAACATCAGCGCGAGGCTATTTTTCTGAAGTATACAAACAACTGCGGTTACGAACAGATTGCTGAAATTATGGAAATAAGTATCCCATCGGCACGAACTTTAATCTACCGTTCACTCAAACAAATGAAACAATTTGTTTTAAAAAAGCCAGATAAATAA
- a CDS encoding TonB-dependent receptor: protein MKKIWNVFCDFYCHKGKKILLIMKLTVLSFFLGLMSLSASIYSQSTRLSLDMKNVSIVEVFKQIESQTEFVFIYKNEAIDLQKRYDVVVNESNIEQILAEVFRDSGTKFEITDRQIIITKDRSQPQNTRIEINENQEIEQQTDREISGTIVDQGGLPLPGVSVIVKETTIGTVTDVDGKFQFSIPPDAETLVVSFVGLKTQEIPVEGRSTFSITMQEEMIGIEEVVAIGYGTMQKRSVSTAISSLKAEKIEEMPVGSVGETLYGQLSGLYIVHADGQPGSSPTLRIRGTGSLTASSDPLYVIDGYPTADASYFMNLSPNDIESIDVLKDAASAAIYGSRAGNGVILVTTKKGKTDTPEIKFSVAYGFQQPQRYIDVLSASEFALMVKDARENQGMAPLALLDNPSEWNETNWQKDVFFRTAGFQRYNFSVNGASQKSRYSISAEYQNQQGIVQNSFNHKIGLRGYIESDLNKIITVGVSIQPIYTYQRVQQTSGGNTSVTAGTIAEAVTFPPIYGPYAENGDYFQISQHAAGTDFNSELTNPLSKLLEIDDDYNTLRTLSQGFVTVKPLEGLTVNSKINATTINQKHEYYRSAYSPGSSRTGNKSNPNLAAIDAYRAATFSYNIYWSSTATYVKKITEDHEITALLGYDVAYDNGYSVRQDDRTDENYPIAYGNTNITNVNGAYIWNGSSSNTEYVFDAVFSRLNYNYKNKLLFSGSIRQDRSSKFGPANRAGVFWSFSAAYNLAEESWMENYDWLSIAKIRGSYGVTGNDQVGDNYVWTSTLSNNYYIFGEGTNSLRVTGYYPGGYSNLGLGWEKNTQFDFGLDLGLFNRVALTVDYYNRISDAVLSASIPNLNGKSSTVTINAGEIRNRGIEFSATAPIINNEFKWTAGFNISFNRNKLLSLATGNDYYGSVNGRVRNYVGRPLGDIYTYVNIGTFNSAEEVASDAKLYTQSIGDLKFLDVNEDGTINSNDMVYQGNNMPKFNAGLTSQFSYKNFDFSFVLDGQYGGLIYWGFGYAAGLNRHMENAFSIYAKNRWRSETETGDGISQKAGSSNVYGALVSQQRYLFSSDYLKIRNLAFGYTVPKELANKIGLKNLRLNVNAQNLFSFDEYPGYSVEAAGMGGSTGGSDGGNYPSVRTVTFGVNIDF, encoded by the coding sequence ATGAAAAAAATATGGAATGTTTTCTGTGACTTCTATTGTCACAAGGGAAAAAAAATATTGTTAATAATGAAACTAACTGTCCTCTCATTTTTTCTTGGTTTGATGAGCCTCAGCGCTTCAATATATTCTCAATCTACCAGGCTTTCGCTGGATATGAAAAATGTTTCGATAGTCGAAGTTTTCAAACAAATCGAATCGCAGACAGAATTTGTTTTTATCTACAAAAACGAAGCGATTGATCTGCAAAAAAGATATGATGTGGTTGTGAACGAATCTAATATTGAACAGATTCTTGCTGAAGTTTTCAGAGACAGTGGAACAAAATTCGAAATTACCGACAGACAGATAATCATTACAAAAGACCGGAGCCAGCCTCAGAACACCAGGATAGAGATTAATGAAAACCAGGAAATTGAACAACAAACCGACAGGGAAATATCGGGTACCATTGTTGATCAGGGCGGGCTACCGTTGCCCGGAGTTTCTGTCATTGTAAAAGAGACTACCATTGGAACGGTAACAGATGTAGATGGTAAATTTCAATTTTCGATCCCGCCCGACGCAGAAACACTTGTTGTTTCATTTGTTGGGCTGAAAACACAGGAAATTCCGGTGGAAGGAAGAAGTACGTTTTCAATAACAATGCAGGAAGAAATGATTGGAATTGAAGAAGTTGTTGCAATAGGTTACGGAACAATGCAAAAACGGTCGGTTTCAACTGCGATTTCTTCATTAAAAGCTGAAAAAATTGAAGAAATGCCGGTCGGGTCTGTTGGAGAAACGCTTTACGGGCAACTGTCCGGCCTCTATATTGTGCATGCCGACGGGCAACCCGGAAGTTCACCCACTTTACGGATACGCGGTACGGGATCTCTCACCGCATCAAGCGATCCCTTATATGTAATTGATGGCTACCCAACAGCAGACGCCAGCTACTTTATGAATCTTTCGCCCAACGATATTGAGTCAATTGATGTTTTAAAAGATGCAGCTTCAGCCGCCATTTATGGCTCGCGGGCCGGAAACGGAGTTATCCTGGTGACAACAAAAAAAGGCAAAACAGATACACCGGAAATTAAATTTAGTGTTGCTTATGGATTTCAGCAGCCTCAAAGATATATTGACGTATTATCAGCATCGGAATTTGCCCTGATGGTAAAAGATGCCCGGGAAAACCAGGGAATGGCTCCGCTTGCCCTCTTGGATAATCCAAGTGAATGGAACGAAACAAACTGGCAAAAAGATGTTTTCTTTCGCACTGCAGGATTTCAACGTTATAATTTTTCGGTAAACGGAGCCTCCCAAAAATCCCGGTATTCAATTTCTGCTGAGTATCAGAACCAACAAGGTATAGTTCAAAACTCGTTTAATCATAAAATTGGTCTCAGGGGGTACATTGAATCCGATCTCAATAAAATTATAACGGTTGGGGTATCAATTCAACCCATTTATACCTATCAGCGAGTGCAGCAAACCTCCGGCGGAAATACATCAGTAACGGCAGGAACTATTGCAGAAGCAGTTACCTTTCCACCAATTTACGGGCCTTATGCTGAAAACGGAGATTATTTTCAAATTTCACAGCATGCCGCAGGAACTGACTTTAACTCCGAGTTAACAAATCCACTGAGTAAATTGCTCGAAATAGATGATGATTACAATACTCTTAGAACTTTGTCGCAAGGCTTTGTCACGGTAAAACCACTTGAAGGTTTAACTGTAAATTCAAAAATTAATGCGACAACAATAAATCAAAAACACGAGTATTACAGAAGTGCTTATAGTCCGGGTAGCTCACGGACAGGAAACAAGTCGAATCCCAATCTGGCAGCAATTGACGCTTATCGCGCAGCAACATTTAGTTATAATATTTACTGGTCTTCAACAGCTACCTACGTCAAAAAAATTACTGAAGACCACGAAATAACTGCATTGTTAGGCTACGACGTAGCTTATGACAACGGATATTCTGTAAGGCAGGACGACAGGACAGATGAAAATTATCCGATTGCCTACGGGAACACCAACATTACAAATGTTAACGGAGCTTATATCTGGAACGGTTCTTCAAGCAATACTGAATATGTATTTGATGCTGTATTTAGCCGGCTCAATTATAACTATAAAAACAAACTACTCTTTTCCGGCTCTATCAGGCAGGACCGCTCGAGTAAATTTGGCCCGGCTAATCGTGCCGGTGTTTTTTGGTCATTTTCGGCGGCTTATAATTTAGCAGAAGAGTCATGGATGGAAAATTATGATTGGCTGTCAATTGCAAAAATCAGGGGAAGCTATGGTGTAACCGGAAATGATCAGGTTGGCGATAACTATGTCTGGACTTCAACACTATCAAACAATTATTACATTTTTGGAGAAGGCACCAACTCATTACGAGTAACCGGTTATTATCCGGGAGGATATTCCAATCTTGGTTTAGGTTGGGAAAAAAACACCCAATTTGATTTTGGATTGGACCTTGGCCTTTTCAACCGGGTAGCATTAACGGTGGATTATTACAACAGAATTAGTGATGCCGTGCTCTCTGCATCAATCCCTAATTTAAATGGAAAAAGCAGTACGGTAACCATAAATGCCGGAGAAATAAGAAACAGAGGAATAGAATTTTCTGCAACTGCTCCCATAATAAACAACGAATTTAAATGGACCGCAGGTTTTAATATTTCATTCAATCGTAATAAACTGCTCTCTCTGGCAACAGGAAATGACTATTACGGATCGGTTAACGGCAGGGTCCGCAACTATGTGGGCCGTCCTCTTGGAGACATATACACTTATGTCAACATCGGCACATTCAATTCGGCCGAAGAAGTAGCCAGTGACGCCAAATTATACACACAGAGTATTGGAGACCTGAAATTTTTGGATGTTAATGAAGACGGGACGATAAATTCAAATGATATGGTTTATCAGGGAAACAATATGCCAAAATTTAATGCGGGTTTAACCAGCCAGTTTTCATATAAGAACTTTGATTTTTCGTTTGTGCTCGACGGTCAGTACGGAGGTTTAATTTACTGGGGATTCGGCTATGCAGCGGGATTAAACCGACACATGGAAAATGCATTCTCGATTTATGCCAAAAACCGTTGGCGTTCGGAAACCGAAACTGGTGACGGAATTTCGCAGAAAGCCGGCTCAAGTAATGTGTACGGCGCACTGGTTTCACAGCAACGTTACCTGTTTAGCTCCGACTATCTGAAAATTCGTAATCTGGCATTTGGTTACACTGTTCCAAAAGAGTTGGCAAATAAAATCGGTCTTAAAAATTTGAGGTTGAATGTCAATGCTCAAAATCTCTTTTCTTTTGATGAATACCCTGGATACTCTGTGGAGGCCGCTGGAATGGGCGGTTCAACCGGA
- a CDS encoding DUF3667 domain-containing protein, whose amino-acid sequence MNERITLKYLISAVLSSFGWDNRFWVTFRDLLIRPQFVIHKYLEGTRKKHTNPFTFFAIVITISVLLNSFYFDELIEMSSNIATMSKTETETAARSLLDKDISESNTGENSLERIQFIEDLSTFLYKNYYYFSFLFLPLYTYIAFLVFRKPNNYAEHLVINTYIQGQVAIFGMFLFLIAIFVRRTETYFWGTFLLTFLYYSYVYQKIRNYSFKQLLGRILKFFMVLFILLLLFGILSFSAGIIISLLK is encoded by the coding sequence ATGAATGAACGAATTACGCTGAAATATTTAATATCAGCGGTGTTGTCGTCTTTTGGCTGGGACAATCGTTTTTGGGTTACATTCAGAGATTTGCTGATTAGACCCCAGTTTGTAATTCATAAATATTTGGAAGGGACCCGTAAAAAGCATACAAATCCGTTTACTTTTTTTGCAATTGTTATTACAATTTCGGTTTTGTTAAATAGTTTCTATTTTGATGAATTAATTGAGATGTCGTCTAATATAGCAACAATGAGTAAAACCGAAACTGAAACTGCCGCCAGATCATTGCTGGATAAGGATATTAGTGAAAGCAATACAGGTGAAAACAGTCTGGAAAGAATACAATTTATTGAAGATTTGAGCACTTTTTTGTACAAGAATTATTATTATTTTTCTTTTTTATTTCTTCCTCTTTATACTTACATCGCTTTTCTTGTTTTTAGAAAACCAAATAATTATGCAGAACATCTGGTTATAAATACTTATATACAAGGGCAGGTTGCTATTTTTGGGATGTTTCTTTTTTTAATCGCCATATTTGTTCGCAGAACAGAAACATATTTTTGGGGAACGTTTTTACTAACCTTTCTTTATTATTCCTATGTCTATCAGAAAATCCGGAATTATAGCTTTAAACAATTATTGGGTAGAATACTAAAGTTTTTTATGGTTTTGTTTATTCTGCTGTTACTGTTCGGGATATTAAGTTTTTCGGCTGGAATTATAATATCGTTACTAAAATGA
- a CDS encoding FecR family protein: protein MNIEFESLLRDESFVEQITKGGAEAEQYVKKLLLQYPEKKEDILFAIQFIKSTTAEHRRLSGGEASEIWSKIRDRQKLKKITPEKTNRRIFPIIRKVAAGIVILLGLGYYFYSQSDLRSFKQIAESSEKVYEEGVLILSDGLEHKLQKNESAVEYNPGGEEIFITEDGNTEKKLKNSANEGQKNLNQIIVPFGRRHCITLCDGTTVQLNSGSQLIFPANFTGNTRKVYLKGEGYFEVAKNSAMPFVVITDYLDIDVTGTIFNISAYEDEKTASAVLVEGSVNVTQKNKLFSNPKYTLEPGQGYFYSINTSRATVNKVDVINYVGWKDGWLQFKDQPLINIVRRVEKYYNKEILIKGEKLANTLISGKLVLSDEFDDAVTHLAKTVEGHLERNEKQIYIITE, encoded by the coding sequence ATGAATATAGAATTCGAATCATTATTACGGGATGAGTCTTTTGTTGAACAGATTACAAAAGGCGGGGCAGAAGCAGAACAATATGTAAAAAAACTGCTTCTGCAATATCCCGAAAAAAAGGAAGATATTCTTTTTGCCATACAATTTATAAAATCAACAACCGCTGAACATAGAAGATTAAGTGGAGGTGAAGCATCGGAAATCTGGAGTAAAATCCGCGACAGGCAAAAACTGAAAAAGATAACACCCGAAAAAACAAACCGGCGGATATTTCCGATTATCCGGAAAGTTGCGGCTGGTATTGTTATTTTACTTGGGCTGGGATATTATTTCTATTCGCAATCAGATTTGCGCTCATTTAAACAAATAGCGGAGAGCAGTGAGAAAGTCTATGAAGAAGGGGTACTTATCCTCTCCGATGGTTTGGAACACAAGCTGCAAAAAAATGAGTCGGCTGTTGAATATAACCCCGGTGGCGAAGAAATTTTTATTACAGAAGACGGGAATACAGAAAAAAAACTTAAAAATTCGGCGAATGAAGGACAAAAGAACCTGAACCAGATAATTGTCCCTTTCGGACGACGACACTGCATAACCTTGTGCGACGGCACAACAGTTCAACTTAACTCGGGAAGTCAACTTATCTTTCCCGCAAATTTTACAGGAAATACCCGTAAAGTTTATTTAAAGGGAGAGGGATATTTTGAGGTAGCAAAAAATTCGGCAATGCCTTTTGTGGTTATCACCGACTACCTCGATATTGACGTAACCGGTACAATATTTAATATTTCGGCTTACGAAGATGAAAAAACTGCATCTGCGGTTTTAGTTGAAGGGAGTGTAAACGTTACACAAAAAAATAAACTGTTTAGTAACCCAAAATATACGTTAGAACCCGGGCAGGGATATTTCTATTCCATCAATACTTCCAGGGCGACCGTAAACAAAGTAGACGTAATAAATTACGTGGGCTGGAAAGACGGATGGTTACAATTTAAAGATCAGCCACTGATTAACATCGTACGAAGAGTTGAAAAATATTATAACAAAGAAATATTAATTAAGGGCGAAAAGCTCGCCAACACCCTTATATCAGGGAAATTGGTTTTATCGGATGAATTTGACGACGCTGTAACACACCTCGCAAAAACAGTGGAAGGCCATCTGGAACGGAACGAAAAACAAATCTACATTATAACTGAATAA
- a CDS encoding ABC transporter permease — MIKNILKHSLRALKKQRGYVAINIFGLSIGIASSLIIALFIIHQLSFDQFNLKKDRIYRLTLDGKIGEQEVNAAYTASVIGPTMATDFPEVEKFCRLNIFGETIVKKEDLIFSVKDFVEVDSSFFEIFSIPLLKGNIQTVLTEPNTMVLSESMAKTIFGSEDPIDKMLQINTRKEPYRITGVMANFPEETHFNADILTSFVTNRRANDPEWLNNSFSTYVLLKPNTSPKNVEAKFPGMVEKYIGPRVQQLFGVSLSDFLSQGNRYNFHLQPLTSIHHDPTVEHEVKPAIDPKYLIIFGSIAILIIVIASINFMNLSTAQATKRAKEIGVKKVSGSSKSMLVLQFLTDSVVISFIALIIAVIMVFIALPFFNNLLDAHFRFNLFSHFYKIPVLFLFAFVVGILAGAYPAFYLSSFNPSTVLKGKVKDGVKNGKLRSILVSVQFLISIVLIIGTIIMYRQLTYMVNKDLGFGKDRLLVIEQAGSIGDQVNTFKQEVLKLPGIRNVSASTAVPGHNNNNNGYMLEGRDGQTFLMQTAYVDYDFLDTYGMQLTDGRFFDRSYGSDKEACIVNQKTIEEFGIDDFQQTRFVVIFNDSGEKTYMPIIGVCNDFHFESLHNRINPYIMRFKQEGNNWGYITVKFNSDASVNSVKQIEDIWKRFASNNPLQYFFMNDDFSHMYKAERQNAELSVVFAILGIFIAALGLFGLTSFTIEQRTKEVGVRKALGASGISIFYLISKEIIVLVCIATAVAWPLIYWVASNWLHNYYYRINLRVFEFVIGFALAIAIALTTISYKTLKSIQINPANTLRYE; from the coding sequence ATGATCAAAAACATACTAAAACACAGCCTGCGTGCCTTAAAAAAACAAAGAGGATATGTGGCAATTAATATTTTTGGTTTATCCATCGGGATCGCCAGCAGTTTAATCATTGCCCTTTTTATTATTCACCAATTAAGTTTTGATCAGTTTAACCTCAAAAAAGACCGTATCTACCGGTTAACACTCGATGGCAAAATAGGGGAGCAGGAAGTAAATGCTGCCTATACCGCCTCGGTAATCGGGCCGACCATGGCAACGGATTTTCCCGAAGTTGAAAAGTTTTGCCGCTTAAATATTTTTGGTGAAACTATCGTGAAAAAAGAGGATCTAATATTTTCGGTTAAAGATTTTGTTGAAGTCGATTCTTCATTTTTTGAAATATTTTCCATCCCGCTTTTGAAAGGGAATATCCAAACCGTACTAACCGAACCCAATACCATGGTTTTATCCGAATCGATGGCTAAAACCATTTTTGGCAGCGAAGACCCGATTGATAAAATGCTTCAAATAAACACGCGCAAAGAGCCTTACAGAATAACTGGCGTAATGGCCAATTTTCCTGAAGAAACACATTTTAATGCCGATATACTGACTTCTTTTGTTACCAACAGAAGAGCCAACGATCCGGAATGGCTCAACAACAGTTTCTCTACCTATGTTTTGTTAAAACCCAACACTTCACCCAAAAATGTTGAAGCAAAATTTCCAGGGATGGTTGAAAAATATATTGGCCCGCGGGTACAGCAACTGTTTGGTGTTTCGTTAAGCGATTTCCTTTCGCAGGGAAACCGATATAACTTTCATTTACAGCCGCTCACCAGTATTCATCATGATCCCACTGTAGAACACGAAGTAAAACCAGCCATCGACCCAAAGTATCTGATTATTTTCGGAAGTATTGCCATTCTGATTATTGTTATTGCATCCATAAATTTTATGAATCTTTCCACTGCGCAGGCTACAAAAAGAGCAAAGGAAATTGGCGTAAAAAAAGTAAGCGGTTCATCAAAAAGTATGCTTGTTTTACAGTTTTTAACCGACTCGGTGGTGATTTCGTTTATTGCCTTGATTATTGCTGTTATAATGGTTTTTATTGCACTTCCGTTTTTTAATAACCTGCTGGATGCCCACTTCAGATTTAATCTTTTCAGCCACTTTTATAAGATTCCTGTCTTGTTTCTTTTTGCTTTTGTGGTGGGAATACTGGCCGGAGCCTATCCCGCTTTTTACCTTTCATCGTTTAATCCGAGCACGGTGTTGAAAGGAAAAGTAAAGGATGGTGTGAAAAACGGAAAACTAAGGAGTATTCTTGTGTCGGTACAGTTTTTAATTTCTATTGTGTTGATTATAGGAACCATTATTATGTACCGACAATTGACCTACATGGTTAACAAGGATCTGGGTTTTGGTAAAGACCGTTTACTGGTTATTGAACAGGCGGGTTCTATTGGCGACCAGGTAAATACATTTAAACAAGAAGTGTTGAAACTTCCCGGAATTAGAAATGTGTCGGCATCTACCGCTGTTCCCGGGCACAACAACAATAACAATGGTTATATGCTTGAGGGGCGGGATGGGCAAACATTCCTGATGCAGACCGCCTATGTTGATTATGATTTTCTGGATACCTACGGAATGCAACTGACCGACGGCCGTTTTTTCGATCGTAGCTATGGTTCCGACAAGGAAGCTTGTATTGTAAACCAGAAAACCATCGAGGAGTTTGGTATTGACGATTTTCAACAAACCCGGTTTGTAGTGATTTTTAACGACAGCGGAGAGAAAACATATATGCCAATTATCGGTGTTTGTAATGACTTTCATTTTGAATCGCTTCATAACCGGATAAATCCATACATTATGAGGTTCAAGCAAGAGGGAAATAACTGGGGCTATATAACAGTAAAATTCAATTCAGATGCATCTGTTAATTCCGTCAAACAAATTGAAGATATTTGGAAACGGTTCGCCTCCAACAACCCGCTTCAATACTTTTTTATGAACGATGATTTCTCTCACATGTACAAAGCCGAGCGGCAAAATGCTGAATTATCGGTGGTTTTTGCTATCCTTGGTATTTTTATTGCTGCCCTCGGGCTTTTTGGATTAACGTCGTTCACTATTGAACAACGAACCAAAGAAGTTGGTGTGCGTAAGGCTTTGGGGGCTTCAGGGATCAGTATTTTTTATCTCATATCAAAGGAAATTATTGTGTTGGTTTGTATTGCAACTGCCGTTGCATGGCCACTTATATACTGGGTTGCGAGTAATTGGCTACATAACTATTATTACCGGATAAACCTCCGGGTGTTTGAATTTGTTATTGGCTTTGCGCTTGCTATCGCAATAGCGCTGACTACCATAAGTTATAAAACTCTGAAATCGATTCAAATAAATCCGGCAAATACGTTGCGTTACGAATAG
- a CDS encoding exodeoxyribonuclease III yields the protein MKIISWNVNGVRAVANKNLSESVEQMKPDILCLQETKAQDEQVAATLSSLKEYHIYSNSAVKKGYSGVAVLTKTKPLDITPDIGIAEHDLEGRVLCLEYENFYLVTVYVPNSGSELKRLKYRQQWDKAFFDYLKKMEQTKPVIVCGDFNVAHQPIDLARPKPNYNKSAGYMQEEIDGMDRYTQRGFTDTFRHFYPNKTDIYSWWSYRAGARSKNVGWRIDYFLVSETFLPSVKEAFILNEIMGSDHCPVGIEIE from the coding sequence ATGAAAATTATTTCCTGGAATGTAAACGGTGTGCGGGCTGTTGCCAATAAAAATCTCTCTGAAAGTGTGGAACAAATGAAACCTGATATTTTGTGTTTGCAGGAAACCAAAGCTCAGGATGAACAGGTTGCAGCAACATTATCCTCGTTGAAAGAGTATCATATTTATTCAAACTCAGCCGTTAAAAAAGGTTATTCGGGGGTTGCTGTTTTAACAAAAACCAAACCGTTAGATATTACACCAGACATTGGCATTGCAGAGCACGATTTGGAAGGCCGTGTTTTATGTTTGGAATACGAAAACTTTTATCTGGTAACGGTATATGTTCCAAATTCAGGAAGTGAATTAAAAAGGCTGAAATACAGGCAGCAATGGGATAAAGCATTTTTTGACTATCTAAAAAAAATGGAACAAACAAAACCGGTTATCGTTTGTGGTGATTTTAATGTTGCGCATCAGCCGATCGACTTGGCGAGGCCTAAGCCAAATTATAATAAATCGGCGGGGTACATGCAGGAAGAAATTGATGGTATGGATCGTTACACTCAGAGAGGGTTCACTGATACTTTCAGGCACTTCTACCCCAACAAAACCGACATATACTCGTGGTGGAGTTACCGTGCCGGTGCCCGCAGCAAAAACGTCGGCTGGAGAATCGATTACTTTCTTGTCAGCGAAACTTTTCTCCCTTCAGTAAAAGAGGCATTTATTTTAAATGAAATAATGGGTTCCGATCATTGCCCGGTAGGTATTGAAATTGAATAA